TGAATGCCCTTGAGGGTTCTTCCAGCCCTTGTCTCCCAGGGTCCTTCCGCAGCCCATCGTCCCTTACTTGAGGTGAGGAGCATGCTAGCCCATCTCAGCCCTTGATTGTGGCGGGGTCCTAGGCAAGCGAAGATCTTGTTTAGGCTATGGTGGACCAACTGAGAGATTTCTTCTCCTTGGTAGGTTGTTTGTTTGGTTTGACATccacttttctctcttttggaTTTGGATCCTTATGTGTATGTGATTTTGGCAGGTCGTGGATCAACTGGCTTCCTGGATTTTCGATGAACATATCGACTTGGAGGATGAAGTCAAGACCAAGCATATGTTTTCCTTCTGGGCGTGAAATGAGGTCACACCGCTACAAATAGAGAAGGCTGAATTAGAGGTGATCCTCGACCAAGCCGATGGCTACATACGGTAGTTGGAGGTTGACCTGACTGGTCTACGTGAAGATATGATCAACCATAAGGGGGAGCTTGACTAGGTGAAGGGAGAAGCCATTCGCACCCACCTTGAGTTACGGGTGCTTGAGGTAGAAAAAAATGTCAAGACAAGGACAATTGTCCAGTCTAGAAGTAGAGTTAGAGGAGGCCAGAAGACGTTGCCGTGAGTTATCTAAGGTCGCGGTGAAGAGCAAGGAAGGTCTTCCTCACTTGGGACCTAACCTAGATGAAGGAAAGCGGGCCTTGGAGGAGCTATTGAATTTACATTCAACGATGAAGAAGGATTGAGAGGGATGAACAAGAGACAGGGCGAATTGACAAATTCCATCTTGCATCTTGGTCAAAGGGTTAAAACTTGCAATAAGCATATCAAGGAATTGGAGTCTGGACTACCTACTTCGGTTGAGAAAGTTGTTCTCCTTTCCCCTCAACTCCTAGCGGCCAAGTCTTTTCACAACAGTGCTTTTGGGTACGGCTATGGGGTTGGCTTGGAAAGATTGAGAACCTTTTTATTGGTGAATCCTCAAACTGACTTGAGGACCCTAAACCTTGAGCCCTTCAAGCCTTACTGTGCTTCCTACCATTATTGTGATTCTCTAAGAAGGGATATCATGCTTGACAAGTTCCCGGCTTCAACTCCTCCAGCTTTTCCTACTTGAGCAAGGTGTCTTTCTTTCTTGCTGCATTagtcattcttttttttttcttttgtttagacTAATATTTTGTGTAGATGAACGTTTTCTCCTGTGTAAattgattgtaataattttctCTCCTTCTATTTAAATTGATGTTTTACTTTGGACATTCTGCATTGCAAGCCTTTGACTCTCTTAGTACTTTTCTGAGTTCCTCTAATACTTGTGTTATGGGCATTGTGATTGTGTGGGCACTCATTTCATTGGTGTGAGTCTAAGGACTTGACCTCGGTGGGCAAGGGTCATGCATTTTAAGGACTTACGCGCCTGTTTCATTAGTATGAGTCTAAGGACTCAACCTCGGTGGGCTAAGGAACGTAGTTTATGGACTTGCATGCCTATATCATCTGCACGAGTCTAAGGACTTGACCTTAGTGAGCAAGGGTCACATAGTCTGAGGACTTTCACACCCGTATCATCTGCGTGAGTCTAAGGACTCGACCTTAATGGGCGAGAGCCCCACAGTCTGAGGACTTGCGTGCCCATTTTATCACCTCAAGTCTAAGGACTCAACCATGGTGGGCGAGATTCACGTAGTCTAAGGACTTACGCACCTGCATCATCACCATGAGTCCAAGGATTCAACTTCAGTGGACAAGGGTTGTGCAATCTGAGGACTTGCCCGCTTATATCATCACTACAAGTCTAAATATTCGACCTCAGTGGGCAAGGGTCTCCCAGGCTAATTATTTTCTCGCCTGTTTCATCATTGCGAGTCTAAGGACTTGACTTGTAGGCGAGGGTTATGCAGTCTAAGGAATTAGTCCCCCATTTCATCACTGTGAATCCAAGGACTCAACCTCGATGGGCGTTTCAATTTAGATCAAGAGATGCATGGGAGGGAAACAATCAACTTTATTCATTACTCTTCACTGCATATTGATACAAAGGTAAGGGTATAAAATCAAGGATAATATCTTTTTAGATGCTTGGCATTCCATGGACGTGGTAGTTCCTTTCCTCAGGCATCTTTTAAGAAGTTGAGCCTGGTCAATTGTTGGCGATCATGACATACGGTCATTCCTAATGGAGGCCAAGCTTTCATTCTTCTTGTGTGGTAATTATTTTGGTTTCTCTTAAGACCAGGTTGCTTATCTTGAAGGTTCTGGGCTTGACTCTTCGGTTGAAGTAGCGCTCAGTTCTTCTTTTGTTAAGGGTTGCTTAAGCATCGACTTTGTCTCATTATTCGTCCAGCAGGTCAAGGTGCTCTTCCAATGCTCTGTCATTCTTCCTTTGATCAAAGTGTTGGATACTATAGCTTGGCAACCCGATCTCTATGGGTGCCACAACCCCTTTTTCATATGTAAGGGAAAATGGGATTTCCCCTGTTGAAGTTTTGACTATGGTTTTGTACACTTATAAGACACTTGGGAGCTCTTCTGGCCACTCTCCTTTTTTGTCTATAAGTTTCTTCTTTAGAATTTTGAGTAAGGATTTGTTGGTCGCTTCTACTTGTCCATTGGCCTGGGAGTGTCTTGGGAAGAAGTACTTGAACTGAATTCCTAACTCTGTACACCATTCCCGATAATGTTCTAATTTGGATTTCCTTCTGTTGTTTGAGATGATGTTATAGGGAATCCCAAACCTACATAAAATAGTCTTCCATAGGAACTTGGTGATGCTTTTCGATGTGATGGTTATCAAGGGTTCTACTTATACCCACTTAGTAAAGTAGTCTACAGTGACGACTACAAATCTTACTCATTTCCTTGGTGGGAAGGACCCTACCAGCTCAACTCCCCATTACGCAAATGGCCAATGAGATATTATGGACGCCATTTCCTATGGCAGTCAATGCGATATTGGAGTGAATACTTGGCACTTCACCCACTTTTTGACAAATTCCTTCGCATTCTTGAGGGCATGGGGCCAATAGTAACATGCTTTCATGACCTTTCTTGCCAAAGCTTTCCCTCCAAAGTGATTCTTGCACACTCCTCATGTACCTTTACTAGGACGTATTGGGCTTCTTGTGGGGAGACACACTTCAATAAAGGGTCGAGAAAGCCCGCTTATAGAGAATTTCATCAATCTGAGTGAACTGTGCAGCCTTCTTTTGATCTTCCTTGCCTCTTCCTTTTACATTGGAGGCTCTCCTGTATCTAGGTATTTCACCACCTCTTGGACCCATTCTGGTTCTCCTGGTCCCATTTCTGCGATCTTGGTCCTAACAGTCGAGACCTCCATCACTTTGCTTTCCACTTCCCATGATAAAGTAGATTCCTCAATTCCTGAAACTGTTCATGCTAGTTTGTCTACTGCACAATATTATCCTCTCTCAATATTTTTCTCCCATACTAGTTGTAAGTactcttttaatttattgccCCTTGCTGGGTATACTCCTAGAACTTGGTTAACGACTACTTAAGAGCTCGATTTTACCTCGACCTCAGCAACGCCTAGTGCTTCAAACTCAGTTTTGTTGCTAGTGGTTCTGAAAGTAAGTTTCACTGTATAATGGTGTTCAAGCCCATAGTTGCTTATTATGTAGATCCCTACACCCTCCCCCCCCCCAAAGCCAGCACAATAGGATGAGACGTCGATGAAGACCTGCTAAGGTTTCTTAACTGGTGCGGTcactacttttttcaaaaaagtcaGTAAATTTGGCGATAAAGTTTATTAGGGTCTGCCCTTTCGTTGTGTGTCTTGGTAGGTAATCGATGTCAAACTCACTCAGCTCAATTGACTAGCCCACTAGGCATCCAAAGTCATCTAGTTTTTGCAGTATCTTCCCTAGAGGAGCTTTTGTCAAGACCTTGATGGCGCAAACTTGGAAATTCGGTTGCAACCAGCTAGTAGCTGTTACCAACGTGAATGCTAGCATCTCCATTCGAGGGTATCTCGACTCTGCACCCTGCAGGGCGTGGCTTGTGTAATGCACTAGCTTCTAAACCGCCCCCTCTTCTTTGACTAGAGCTATCGACAAGGCATGGGGTGAGACTATCAGTATACGTAGAGCATGTACCCTTGCTTGGGTTGGCTTATTGTAGAGCTATCGACAAGGCTGGATAGACATTGCTTTAGTGCTTGAAATGCTTGATCACAGTCATCGTTCTGAGGGTGTACTTTGTGCAAGACCCTAAAAATGGTAGGCTTTTATTTGTGGTTCTCAACACAAATCTATTCATTGTCGCTTCCTTACTAGTCAGTCTCTAGGTTTTGCCGATGTTCCAAGGGGGCTTTATATCCATGTTTTCCTTGATTTTCTCTGTGTTGGCTTCTATTACTCTCTCAAATATTATGAAGTCTAGAAATTTTTCCGAGTCAACACCAAAGGGGCAGTTGGCTGGGTTTGGCTTCATTTTGTATTGGCATTACATGGGGAAGGCTTCCCTCAAATCCTTCAAGTGCTAGGATGGTTCTTCGCTTTTAACTAGTAGGTCGTCAATGTAAACCTCCATACTCTACCCAATCTACTTCTTGAACATTCAATTCACGAGTCTTTAATACGTTGCCCCAGCATTCTTCAACCCAATGGGCATGACTTGATAGTAGTATAATCATTGGCATGTTATGAACGAGGTCTTTTCCTTCTCTGTCGAGTTCTTCCAGATCTGATTGTACCATGAGTAGGCGTAATTGAAGCTTTGCATCTGATGTCCCACCATAGAGTTGACAATTAAGTCGATTTGCGGCAATGGGAAACTCTACTTTGGGCATGCCTTGTTGAGATCAGTGAAGTCTACGCATATCCTCCATTTTCCGTTGGACATTTTTGCTAGTACAACATTGAACAACCACTCGGGGGTAGTGAGCTTCTCTGATGAATCTTGTGGCAAGTAGTCAGTCAACTTCTTAAACTATGGAATTGTACTTCTCTGTGCTGAATGATTTCCTTTTCTAGTGGACCTTCTTACTAGCAGAATCAACACAAAGGCGATGCTCGATGATTACATTGTCTATCCTGGGCATGTCTTCATGGCTCCATGCAAATACATCCCTATGTTCGACTAAGAGCTGCTTTAATGTCTCTCAAATCTTAGCCAGGAGCCTGGTCCCAATCCATGTTGTAGTCTCGATCCAATTTTCTTCGAGTTCTTTATTCACTCACCCTTTAAAGGTCTTTACCTTCTGCCTTCATCTTTGCTTTCCATTGTGCAATTAAGGCTTGTAATGTGTCTTCAGTGTTGAAAAAGTTGTAGGCCCTATCCATTAACTCTCTCAACGTTGATAGAGTTCTCCATGCTAACTTCGTCATGAATGGGCTTCAAGGCCATACACCTCCCAAAAGGGTCACTAGCGTAATTTTCTCATCTTGATCATTGGTGATTAATTGCTCCTTGTTGAAACTGGTGAGGTATGCATTCAAGTTCTCTTATTCTTTCTACTTGATGGTCAAGAGGTATGTTGCAGGTCATCTTCACTCTTACTAGCCATGAATTGCGTTAGGAATTGCTTGGCCAATTCTTCGAAACTATCTATCAATCTTGATCGTAACGCCCCAACAAGCCTCTCGCCATGCCCTTTAACATCAATGGGAAGGCTTGACATGCTACCTCTCCGGGGAATCCCTAAAGGATCATGTGTGCTTTCAAATTATCTAGATTGTCATATAACTCCATTTGCAGAATCTTGAACCTGGTGGGAGTGGCACGACCATCACCTTCGTGCTATAGGTAAATCTGTGCGTTTAAGTAGCTAATCAACTAAGGATGACCCCCCATCTTCTTGGCCATCTCTTCATATTTATCAACAAGACTGTGCAATTCATCGtatagctttttctttttcgacTCCTAGGTATTCAGTCCACCTGCATTGTGTGTCTCTCCTTCTGGATGTTTGTTGTGGTTTTGGCATAGCGCCCTCACTGTAGCCTCTGTCTTTTCATCTCATGCTGTCATTTTCTCGCTAGATAGCTTCCATCACTACACTCATCCTCCTTAACTGTTCTTCCATCTCCAACAGTTGTGCTTCCATATTCATGGAAGTGGTTTCCTAGTCACAGGTTATGTGGGAGTGTGTCATAGCAGGCATGTGCCAACCACGTTAAAATGTCTTTAGGAATTCTGTTACAATCCCACAAACAGTGCCACTATTTCAAACGTGTTTCACTTCCAACCGATCTTGACCACTAACCTGTGAcaagaaaagatggtggccTAGTGTGCCTGGTACACTTCTAATTCCTAAGTtagtaattaaatataattactaGATTGAAGGTAATTACTAATCACACATTGCACatgacacatatatatatagacacacataaaagaaaaagttttgaTTGTTACAACTTTTAAATAATGATCACCTACAaaacactaattttttttttttttaaaaaatactttatctTTTGTGTTTGAGTCGTTTGAATTTTATCAAACATGTTTCACCTCCAAATGATCTCAACTACTAATCTTTAcaagaaaagatggtggccCAGTGTGTCTGGTATACCTCCAATACCTAATTTGTAAACATATTTATGTATTGTTTTGTAATGAGGGATCAAAAAGTTACATTAGACTGCTGACATTGACCCTTTATATAGATGTGGATTATTGTTAATAAAGATAGTTCAATCGTTTCCCCAAATCTCAACGACTTGATTATCAGATTCCCAGGATataatttaagaagaaaatgatTAACACATCAAGAGAAGATATCGCTAATATCTAGTTGTTTCGAGTAGAAATCTTATACTAACGACAGTTATCATATTAATCGATGGTGCGATCCTATGGTGGCGAGCGTACTACTACGCCCGCGCCCTTTTAGCTCGTTGCGCTTTAATTACTCGGTAGAGCTAGGCcgcttgaaaaaagaaaaatagacagGGATGAAGGTAACCGATCGCATATCGCATATAGACACACAAAAGATAAAGCTATTACTTTACACAACTTTTATTAAATTAcctatataatactaattttcaaaaaaattacatttattttgcaatgaattttttttgaatttaattataaaaaaataaaaataaaaaaaaggaccaGAAATCTGAAGATCAGTATAAAGACGTTGCGTAAACCCCGATGTCTGGCCTCTCACTCTTTTTAATGTCGGATAAAGTGTATGCCCTCTCTCATACCTCTACTTCAAGTGTTTTAGCGCAAGAAAGTAGTAGGTACTAatgataaaagagaaataaaaataaataaataataacaacgAAAAGGAAATGGAAATTAAACCTCTAATATACCATCTTCTATTACACGCACAAGCTTGAAAGAATCACTAATTAATGAaccaacaaaaataacaaatattcccaaataattcaaatttttcataatcAAAGATCACATAAACAAAAGTGCACATTGATTAATCACTACAAAAAATACATTGAGTTTTAGAATTTGGACTGCAGGTAATTGATAACACTATTGTCCAATTGGAATGCCTTGACAAGAATGTCACCAGCAATATCCGGCACAGACCCGAACACAGCATTTGCAACTGTGACCACTCCTGGATTTTGGCTGCTAAGAGCTGCAATGGCAACTGCATTTGCAGAACCTGCATTTCTCTGGTAGTGAACGAGACCGATGGGGAAGACAAAGACATCGCCCTTGTGCAGCACCTTGGTGATGTGACGGTTGTCAGGGTTGGAAGTGACAAACCCAACTTCGAGGCAGCCTTCCAAGACGGTTAAGATTTCGGAGGCGCGAGGGTGCGTGTGGGGAGGATTGATGCCCCACGGTGCGTAGTCTATGCGTATCATTGAGATGCCAAGCGTATTGAGCCCCGGCATCTGCGATACGGTGACTGGGGTCACCACAGACCCCACTCTATTCGATGTGTTTCCCGCTAAGTGAAGCCCTGCGAAGAAGAAATCATTCGCTGCAGCCAGCTTGGGATCCTTGCAGGCCAGACCGTTCACAAACACTGCCATGAAATGCAACAATAAAATGATCAGAATAAAGCATGTTAATAAAGATTAGTATCCTGGAAAACATAAAACCAAGTTTCTTGGTAATTAAACGGAGTGCATGGCTAAAAGAAACTGAAAAGAAAGTGGATTATCTtcatatttatgtatgtatgtatgtacctCGGCTTTGTGGGTCTGCAATACAGAAATCCTGAAGGGGACTGAGATCAGCTGCAAAGGAGAGGGACAAAGATAATGCTAGAAGCCCATATAGGATAATTTGTGGAGACATTTTCTAACTAGCTACAAAGATTTACAGAGGAAGAACAAGAGGCAGAACTAAATAATTATCCGGCTTTGTGTTTGGAAGGTGTGATCAGCGCAGAAatctttctttatatatacataggaAGAGAATGGGAATGTGGGGTACTATAACACCTAGATATCAAGTGTGCAGAGAAGAGATTGAGAATGTGGGGTGCTACAAACCTCAAGTGTGCATGCGGTCCAAAGCAATGAAATTGCCATCTTTTTATTGTGATGTTGTTGTTTCAACACCGCGTGAGGATAGAGGTAGTAATGCAGGTGGATCACGCAAGCCGAAACAGTACCACTCGATTCTATATTTTGGGAGTTAAATATTTGTGCTGCCCCCATTTAGGGTTACGCACCGACGACCAAGGAGCATTAATGAGAGGAACATAGTTATAATGCTGTGCCATGCGCGCTCTGGTTGCCATTATTGTTGGTGGAAATTGGGTTCGATGAACTAGATAACGTGGCACGCACCTGCACTTTGTAAGCTTTCATGATCCTTCTCGTTTTTTAATTGCATTGATGAGTTTTCTAGCGCCGTGGATAAGGGAATATGTCAAGGGATAGCTTGGCAAAAACCGAACCCCACAAAAAATGAATCAACAAAtaaatgagttaaaaaaaaaaaaaaagagtgcatGTTAGGGGCCAAGTAAGTAATTTGTTGTGGATTGAAGTTCTTTTGGGCCATTACAAGAAGGAAAATGTTTGGTTTCGCACCAACTCATGTGCACCCTAGCACCAAatgtacacttttttttttttttttctaatcaagcttaatatatataataaaagaggGGTTACAAAGTTAGAGGTGGATCCTTTCCACTATCCAGATACAGAAAGCATTGAGGAATCGAGACTAGGGATAGGTTACGAAACACATAGTTTGTAGCTGCCCAATGCGCCACTAAGTGCGCGTGCACATCGATTTTGAGATCGATGGATTTTGATAAATTTCCAATCCTGATGATCTTCTGCATATGATCGGATGTCTTCTATAATCGGGGAGATCAACCAGAAAGGGGTAGAATCTTTACATGAATCGATTGCTGAGAAGACTGATTGAGCATCGCCTTCTATTGTTATAAAACTTGAGTTGGATTGAAAAGAACTACTTGCCATAACAACTGCTAGTAACGCCGCTTTAGCTTTAGCTACCTATGAAGAGGTAATTTTTTCTGTGAAGATCTCCAAAATTTCACCTAAGTGGTTCCTTCGAATTACTGAAGTTATAGAAAAGTTATTTCTCACTGCTGCATCAAAGGAGATACTAAAAGTTCCGATTGGAGGAGGAATCATTTGAGAGCTGGGGCTTTGAATAAAGAGCAATCAGACCAGGCATTTTTGTAGCTTTCATAAACTGTGAAAAGTTGCTTCTTTATCTCTTCCAGAGAGAAACTTGAAAGATTGTGAACTATCTCGTTTCGGTTTTTCCATAATAAATCCAGCAAAATGACTGCATAAAATTGGAAATGATGGCTATCTTGTCCCTGTAGGCCTGGGAACTTACCAGGATAGGTAATCATTTTTATCTAATCTGAAATGGAATGGATAGACAATCTTTCTATATTTAAAGGCCAGCTGCCTTGGTGCCATAATATTCTGACATTTGGGCATTCCACAAATAAATGAAGTGTTGTCTCCTCCTCTTGGTCGCAAAAGGTACATTCTGTGTTGACTTGCTGAGAGATTCTTTCATTGACTTTCACTTTTGTTGGTAAAATATTCCAAAGTATCTTCCATAAAAGAAGCTTGTGACGGTCATGAATTTTAAGGCTCCACAATGGCTTAAAGAGACAGTTTTGATTCTGAATAACTGATTCGTGGTAGTCGACCTGTGCGTGATAAGCTATCTTGACTGAGTATTTCCCACTGTGATTAAGTGCCCATATCTCTTTATCCTTGCCTTGTGCTGTTTGAGACAACGGAATCTTTAGAATTTCTCTTATGCTGGGTTGATCAAAAAGGCTTTGTAATTTCCTAATATCTCATGTTTTCGGGTTATTTTGGATGAGGTCAAAGACTTTGATAAAAAGGTGGATGGAATCCATGTTTCTGATGGGTGTTGGCTTGAACGTTTTTAAAGTAGGAATCCATGGGTCTATCCAAATATTAGCCAATTGTCCATTGAAGATTTGGAAACACTTACCTTTAAAAAGTAGGTCTTTTGTCTTAAGAATGCCTTTCCACATTGGAAAATCTTAAATTCTTGAGGTTGCCATCCAGAAGGTTGTGTTCCTTAGGTATTTGGCGGATAGTACAGAGTGTCATAAACCGATTTTTGGTCCACTTAGTTCCCAACCTATTTTTGCTAAGAGAGCTTTGTTCATATTTTATGTCGACCTGATGCCCAGTCCTCCTATTGTTTTTGGTAGACAGATTGACTTCCATGATTTCAATGTGAGATTGTGTAGTTTATCTTTTGGGAAGCCCCACCAAAAAATTTTCTGGATTTGATCAAGAGTCTTGCATACTGATTTTGGAATCTGGaaagtgttcatgcaataaGAGGGAATGGAACTTGCCACTGATTTTATCAACATTGTGCGCCCTGCTTGTGCTAAGAGTTTTGCTTTCCAACCTTCTAATTTTTGTCTCACTTTATTTAGCAAATcagcataattttcttttttccttctattaAAAGAAGTTGGGAGGcccaagtattttatttttgtcgAGGAAGCTTTGTAAGGAAGCCAATTTGAGATAGCAGCTTGTTTTGATTGTTTGCGTTCCTTgtgataaaaattgatgactttgagaagtttattttttgacctgACCAGCTTTGGAATGTTTCTAGACATTCTGCTATGGCTTTTGCATTTTACTCTGAGGTTTTGGCGAAAATGATTGTGTCATTTGCAAAGAGTAAGTGGGAGACTGGCAGGTTGTTTCTGCTTAATTTAATCCCTTCAGTATTTTGTTGTGCTTCAGCTTGTAGTATTAATCTTAATAAGGCTTATgtgactaaaataaatagaaaatgcgATATTGGATCTCCTTCTCTTATGCCTCTTTCTGCTTTGAAAAAACCTCTTGGTGAGCCATTAATTGTCATTGAGAACGTAGCCATTGATATGCACTCTTTAACCAAATTGATCCAGTTTAAGTTGAAGCCTAGGCTATTCAttatttcaaaaagaaaattctattccACTCTGTCAAAAGCCTTTTTCATATCCATCTTTAAAACCATCAAGCCTTTTTTTCCAGATTTCTTTTTTAGTAGGTGGAAAAGCTCATGAGCAATCattgtgttttcttttatattccTTCCTGGGACAAAAGCTATTTGTAGAGGAGAGATTATTTTGGGAAGCAACTTCTTTAGTTAGTTTGCTATGATTTTGGTAATGATTTTATAGCTGACATTTGTGAGGCTTATAGGGTGGTAATGGCTTGGAGAATTTGGACATTGTGATTTGGGATCAGCGCAATATTTGTATGGTTCATCTGCTTTATGAGATTTCTACTCAAGAAAAAGTTTTGTATAGCTCGGGTGACTTTCACTTTAATGATTTCCCAATAATGCTTGAAGAAAAGAGTTGTCATGCCATCAAGGCCAGGGGCTTTATTGTTTAGGATTTTTCTGAGAGCACTAAAAATTTCTAATTCATCTGGAATTTTGTTGAGTatgttgttttcttcttctgtaATTTACTTTTTGAATAACTGACACAGTTGTTCTGGAATTTGAGGCTTTGAGGAAGTATAAACagttttgaaataatttatgaaagTTGATTCAATAATTAAAGGGTCCATTGACCAATTACCTGGCCCCAATTTGATTGATTCGATAGCATTCCTCCTCTGACGAATTGTGGTTGTCAAATGGTAGAACTTCGTG
This genomic interval from Carya illinoinensis cultivar Pawnee chromosome 10, C.illinoinensisPawnee_v1, whole genome shotgun sequence contains the following:
- the LOC122279685 gene encoding putative germin-like protein 2-1, coding for MSPQIILYGLLALSLSLSFAADLSPLQDFCIADPQSRVFVNGLACKDPKLAAANDFFFAGLHLAGNTSNRVGSVVTPVTVSQMPGLNTLGISMIRIDYAPWGINPPHTHPRASEILTVLEGCLEVGFVTSNPDNRHITKVLHKGDVFVFPIGLVHYQRNAGSANAVAIAALSSQNPGVVTVANAVFGSVPDIAGDILVKAFQLDNSVINYLQSKF